TCGCCGAACCGGCGTTCAAGCAGGCGAATGAGAACAACAACCTCGCCTTCCTGACGGCCTTCCTGACGGCCTTCCTGACGGCCCTCATGGAGCCACTGCCGCTTCCATTCCTGCTTCCACTCGTCCATCCGTGTCGCCAACATCGTCCGCACCTCCAGCAAGTTCTCCGACACCCGCGTACTGGTATCGGCACCTTCTTCCGTCGCGATCAGCC
The genomic region above belongs to Magnetospirillum sp. WYHS-4 and contains:
- a CDS encoding DUF4351 domain-containing protein, translated to LIATEEGADTSTRVSENLLEVRTMLATRMDEWKQEWKRQWLHEGRQEGRQEGRQEGEVVVLIRLLERRFGDLPDWARDKISSADTADLEEWSLRVLDAKALDEVFR